The following proteins are encoded in a genomic region of Paenibacillus sp. FSL R7-0273:
- a CDS encoding SDR family NAD(P)-dependent oxidoreductase, with protein sequence MSQSQVKTAVITGAAGGIGKELARRLAERKLNLVLVDLNEEAIHAVIQELGLNDSNSLAVTADVSKEEDVQNYVNQAVAKFGTIDYFANNAGIEGPTGLVEELNVKSLDLVYNVNVRGVFLGLQYVIPVMKKQKSGAILNTSSLAGLMGAPGMSPYIMSKHAVIGLTRVTANELAPFGIRVNAVLPGTINTQMMRKIENNSGSADGFKAANEAATPMGRYGEPEEVAAVMNFLLSEEASFVTASLYTVDGGMIAQ encoded by the coding sequence ATGAGCCAATCACAAGTCAAAACAGCCGTCATCACTGGTGCCGCAGGGGGTATCGGAAAAGAGCTTGCCCGCCGTCTGGCCGAACGTAAGCTGAATCTGGTTCTGGTCGATTTGAATGAGGAAGCGATTCATGCAGTTATTCAGGAGCTTGGCTTAAACGATTCTAATTCACTGGCTGTTACAGCCGATGTTTCCAAAGAGGAAGATGTGCAGAATTATGTGAATCAGGCGGTAGCAAAATTCGGAACGATTGATTATTTTGCCAATAATGCCGGGATTGAAGGTCCTACCGGGCTTGTGGAAGAGCTGAATGTGAAGTCGCTTGACCTGGTCTATAACGTCAATGTCCGCGGGGTATTTCTCGGGCTGCAATATGTCATTCCTGTAATGAAAAAGCAAAAATCCGGCGCGATCCTCAACACCTCCTCGCTGGCAGGCCTTATGGGTGCTCCGGGAATGTCTCCATATATTATGTCCAAGCATGCGGTGATCGGCCTGACCCGTGTAACCGCCAATGAGCTGGCACCGTTCGGTATCCGCGTCAATGCTGTACTGCCCGGAACTATTAATACGCAAATGATGCGCAAGATCGAGAACAATTCCGGCAGTGCCGACGGCTTCAAAGCAGCCAACGAGGCGGCAACACCAATGGGACGCTACGGGGAACCGGAGGAGGTTGCAGCCGTAATGAACTTCCTGCTCTCCGAAGAGGCTTCCTTCGTAACGGCTTCACTCTACACTGTTGACGGCGGAATGATTGCGCAATAA
- a CDS encoding ketoacyl-ACP synthase III translates to MVNVRIAGTEVYHPPFKVSNEQLAEQAGEAADKLIGIWEYFGRKDRYYAATNEENTLYMAIEASKALLRSSGLRPEDLDMIVVSSGTHEYSAPTDAALLHQAIGGKHSCIVYDSNANCVGMVVAADQAARAMMTNPRVRYALVVGSEQIARFYKEGDLASKGLCGDAACAVLLERVEDGESGLIDSVYYTNTHKAEDMLFPSGGLARMFDDSLSLEEKKIYLHPEYNVNVAFPTAVTGMEKLLEEQGYAKSEVKHYILSQLNLTVIREIAGILGEDTAKFPYIGDIYGYTGTSSPFIALHHARKNGTIVPGDLFFLWSVGAGITSCATLWRL, encoded by the coding sequence ATGGTTAACGTAAGGATTGCAGGGACTGAAGTGTACCATCCGCCATTTAAAGTTAGCAATGAACAATTGGCTGAACAGGCTGGCGAGGCTGCGGATAAGCTTATTGGTATTTGGGAGTATTTTGGCCGCAAGGATCGTTATTATGCAGCTACGAATGAAGAAAACACGCTGTACATGGCAATAGAAGCCTCTAAGGCACTGCTGCGGAGCAGCGGGCTAAGACCCGAAGACCTCGACATGATCGTCGTCTCCTCGGGCACGCATGAGTACAGTGCTCCGACTGACGCAGCGCTCCTGCACCAGGCAATCGGCGGTAAGCATTCCTGCATCGTCTATGACAGCAATGCGAATTGTGTGGGGATGGTGGTTGCTGCCGATCAGGCGGCTCGTGCAATGATGACGAATCCGCGGGTGAGGTATGCGCTGGTTGTCGGCTCGGAGCAGATCGCCCGCTTTTATAAAGAAGGGGATTTGGCTTCAAAAGGGCTTTGCGGGGATGCGGCCTGCGCCGTTCTGCTGGAACGGGTGGAGGACGGCGAGTCCGGCCTGATTGATTCAGTGTATTATACCAATACACATAAGGCGGAAGATATGCTGTTCCCGTCCGGCGGGTTAGCCCGGATGTTCGATGACAGCCTGTCGCTGGAGGAGAAGAAGATTTATCTGCATCCGGAATATAACGTCAATGTGGCATTTCCGACTGCGGTTACCGGAATGGAGAAGCTGCTGGAAGAGCAGGGGTATGCCAAAAGCGAGGTTAAGCATTATATTCTGAGCCAGCTGAATCTGACCGTCATTAGGGAGATTGCCGGAATCCTCGGAGAGGATACCGCCAAATTCCCATACATCGGGGATATTTACGGCTATACCGGCACCAGCAGCCCGTTCATCGCCCTGCATCATGCCAGGAAGAACGGCACCATTGTACCTGGCGACTTATTCTTCTTATGGTCGGTAGGTGCGGGAATTACCAGCTGTGCTACACTATGGAGGCTATAA